In a genomic window of Bacteroidales bacterium:
- the elbB gene encoding isoprenoid biosynthesis glyoxalase ElbB gives MKKIAIIISGCGVYDGTEIHEATLSMLAIDQLGAKYEIFAPNINQHHVINHINGNVLNETRNVLVESARIARGNISDLKDFNSKYFDALLIPGGFGAAKNLSSYAFDGANMTVNKEVENAIKSMHSENKPIGALCIAPVLFAKIFSDSNITIGNDAATASLIKEMGAKHTDCNATGIVVDEKNKLISTPCYMLGKSISEVYEGAFKLVKELIKLS, from the coding sequence ATGAAAAAAATAGCTATTATTATTTCCGGCTGTGGTGTTTATGATGGAACTGAAATACACGAAGCAACTCTAAGCATGTTGGCAATAGACCAACTAGGAGCAAAATATGAAATTTTTGCACCAAACATTAATCAACACCATGTAATAAACCATATTAACGGAAATGTTTTGAACGAAACAAGAAATGTACTTGTGGAATCAGCACGTATTGCAAGAGGAAATATTTCTGACCTAAAAGATTTTAATTCTAAATATTTCGACGCATTGCTAATTCCCGGCGGTTTCGGCGCTGCAAAAAACTTAAGTAGCTACGCTTTTGACGGAGCAAATATGACCGTAAATAAAGAGGTCGAAAACGCAATAAAATCTATGCATTCAGAAAACAAACCAATTGGAGCTTTGTGTATTGCTCCTGTTTTATTTGCAAAAATTTTCAGCGACAGCAATATAACTATCGGCAACGACGCTGCTACAGCAAGTCTCATAAAAGAAATGGGAGCAAAACATACCGACTGCAATGCAACAGGAATTGTTGTTGATGAGAAAAACAAACTTATAAGCACACCTTGCTATATGCTTGGTAAAAGTATTAGCGAAGTATATGAAGGTGCCTTTAAATTAGTAAAAGAATTGATAAAACTTTCATAA
- a CDS encoding sensor histidine kinase, which yields MKLSLGNPRFLSFILALIVAIVIFLSVFILYNPCIQPWLLAIIISFISFFSVFFLLLLTLNNFIYSKIRLIYKSIRSTKLGNNGKKKAVKKGNVLENVSKDVEEWTRDKANEIEMLKKNEEFRREFLSNVSHELKTPITTIQGYVLTLLDGGLDDNEINKKYLQRAAKNIERLIAIVNDLDEISKLESGIMTMNFSSFNFSALVKDVFEFMEIKAEKKEIVLDYKNESQNKVIVKADPDRIRQVLINLIDNSLKYGKRKGSTTIKVFDMDECFLIEVSDDGIGMDQSDLPRIFERFYRSEKSRSRKLGGTGLGLAIVKHIIEAHKQTINVRSKIDVGTTFSFTLAKKL from the coding sequence ATGAAACTATCACTTGGAAACCCTCGCTTTTTATCTTTTATACTAGCCTTAATAGTGGCTATTGTTATATTTTTATCAGTTTTTATTTTATATAACCCTTGTATTCAACCATGGCTTTTAGCTATAATTATTTCTTTTATCTCCTTCTTTAGCGTCTTTTTTTTATTATTACTTACATTAAATAATTTTATTTATAGCAAAATTAGGCTGATTTACAAATCTATTCGCAGCACAAAACTTGGAAATAACGGCAAAAAAAAGGCTGTTAAGAAAGGCAATGTTTTAGAAAACGTGAGTAAAGACGTAGAAGAATGGACTCGCGACAAAGCAAATGAAATTGAAATGCTGAAAAAAAACGAGGAATTCCGCCGCGAATTTCTTAGCAACGTGTCTCATGAGCTAAAAACTCCTATAACAACCATTCAGGGATACGTTTTAACATTGCTAGACGGCGGTCTTGACGACAATGAAATAAATAAAAAATACCTGCAAAGAGCTGCAAAAAACATTGAACGATTGATTGCAATTGTTAACGACCTTGACGAAATTTCAAAACTCGAAAGCGGTATTATGACTATGAATTTTTCTTCTTTTAATTTTTCAGCTCTTGTAAAAGATGTTTTTGAATTTATGGAAATTAAAGCAGAGAAAAAAGAAATTGTGCTCGACTATAAAAACGAATCGCAAAACAAAGTTATTGTTAAAGCAGACCCCGACAGAATAAGACAAGTACTCATAAATCTTATAGATAATTCTTTGAAATACGGAAAACGCAAGGGCTCCACAACCATTAAAGTCTTTGACATGGACGAATGTTTTTTAATAGAAGTTTCAGACGATGGAATAGGAATGGATCAGAGCGACTTGCCTAGAATCTTTGAACGGTTCTATCGAAGCGAAAAAAGCAGAAGCAGAAAACTCGGTGGCACAGGATTGGGATTAGCAATAGTAAAACACATTATCGAAGCACATAAACAAACCATAAACGTGCGATCTAAAATAGATGTAGGAACAACATTTTCCTTTACATTAGCTAAAAAACTCTAA
- a CDS encoding response regulator transcription factor, whose protein sequence is MDFNEKIKILLVDDEKDILEIMSYNLKKEGYDVYTCRDGQSAITKALEIEPQLIVLDIMMPGMDGITSCQEMRKHDSLKKTVIIFLTARNEDFAQIAALESGGDDFISKPITPKVFLTKIKSYLRRFSSDSNEENEKELEFEGLTINFERYIVIREGQEIILPRKEFELLALLAGKPGKVFTREEIFTKIWGSDIVVGDRTIDVHIRKIREKIGLNLIRTVKGVGYTFEVKK, encoded by the coding sequence ATGGATTTTAATGAAAAAATAAAAATTTTGTTAGTTGATGATGAAAAAGATATTCTTGAAATCATGAGCTACAATCTAAAAAAGGAAGGGTATGATGTTTACACCTGCCGAGATGGACAATCTGCAATTACAAAAGCTTTAGAAATAGAACCACAGCTAATTGTGCTTGACATTATGATGCCCGGCATGGATGGCATTACATCTTGCCAAGAAATGCGTAAGCACGATTCATTAAAAAAAACTGTCATTATTTTCTTAACAGCTAGAAATGAAGATTTCGCTCAAATCGCAGCATTAGAATCGGGCGGAGATGACTTTATAAGCAAGCCAATTACCCCAAAAGTTTTTCTAACAAAAATAAAATCATACCTAAGACGATTTTCATCAGATTCTAATGAGGAAAACGAGAAAGAATTAGAGTTTGAAGGCTTAACAATTAATTTTGAAAGATATATTGTTATCCGCGAAGGACAAGAAATTATACTCCCAAGAAAAGAATTCGAACTACTTGCTCTACTTGCAGGCAAACCCGGAAAAGTATTTACGAGAGAAGAAATTTTTACAAAAATTTGGGGTAGTGATATAGTTGTTGGTGACAGAACCATTGATGTTCATATTAGAAAAATTCGAGAAAAAATTGGTCTAAACCTAATCCGTACAGTAAAAGGTGTTGGCTATACTTTTGAAGTAAAAAAATGA
- the polA gene encoding DNA polymerase I, which produces MSEKKPVLFLLDAMALAYRAYFALIKNPTINSKGLNTSAILGFANTVLDLIKKEKPNLLGVAFDTIAPTARHDEFAFYKANREPMPDDLSIALPYIKEMLTLMGIPILEKDGYEADDIIGTLSKEAEARGYQVYMMTPDKDFGQLVSENIFMYKPAKFGAAAEIWGVEEVCSRYGIKKPEQLIDILAIMGDASDNIPGIFGIGEVGAKKLISEFGSVENMIEQAEHIKNASMKKKVIAGKESALISKQLTTIITDVPIAFMPSQFEWKVPAYAPLQKFFEEIEFKTFSKRWWDAMEALSEKTPAINGQATLFEQDFVSDKISLSSILSNINTIEHDYKLITKPEELEKLIIELNNSKVFCFDTETSGLDTLSAKIIGISFSINPQKAYFVYLKDEDFYNYAIEKLKVVFENENIKKIAQNLKFDMAVLRTAGVEIKKPYADTMIAHYLLQPETKHNLDFLSETYLDYKTITFEELTNNNKVKINDIPSEKFCEYACEDADITLKLWNILEPELHANEMVDLFYNIEMPLIEVLETMERNGVSINTSALNDFSKTIEAEIASLEANIHKLAGETFNIASPKQLGEILFNKLKIEEKPKKTQTKQFSTSEAVLQKYISRHEIVPEILKFRKLSKLQNTYIKTLPELINQQTGRIHTSYNQAVTATGRLSSTNPNLQNIPIRTELGQEIRKAFVPCDSNHTLISADYSQIELRVIASLSNDENMTDAFKKGYDIHSATASRVYDVALDKVNSEQRRNAKTVNFGIIYGISPFGLSERLGISRKEASEIIDNYFNQFPGIKKYMDEIIEFARNNGYVETIKKRRRYLKDINSSNSFVRGFAERNAINAPIQGSSADMIKIAMINIHNWLKEKNLKTKMILQVHDELVFEVPNNEIEIVKPEIERLMKTALPLNVPVEVEVNEGQNWLEAH; this is translated from the coding sequence ATGAGTGAGAAAAAACCGGTTTTATTTCTATTAGATGCTATGGCATTGGCATACAGAGCGTATTTTGCCTTAATAAAAAATCCAACCATAAATTCAAAAGGCTTAAACACTAGTGCTATTTTGGGTTTTGCAAACACTGTTTTAGATTTAATAAAAAAAGAAAAGCCAAATTTATTAGGAGTCGCATTTGACACAATTGCTCCAACCGCAAGACACGACGAATTTGCGTTTTACAAAGCAAATCGTGAACCTATGCCCGATGATTTATCAATAGCATTACCATATATAAAAGAAATGCTGACACTAATGGGAATACCTATTTTGGAAAAAGACGGCTATGAAGCTGACGATATTATCGGCACATTATCTAAGGAAGCAGAAGCTAGAGGTTATCAAGTTTACATGATGACACCCGACAAAGATTTTGGGCAACTTGTAAGCGAAAATATTTTTATGTATAAACCTGCAAAATTCGGCGCTGCTGCCGAAATATGGGGCGTAGAAGAAGTTTGCAGTCGCTATGGAATTAAAAAACCTGAACAGCTAATTGATATTTTAGCAATTATGGGAGACGCATCAGATAATATTCCTGGAATTTTTGGAATTGGCGAAGTGGGTGCAAAAAAACTTATTTCAGAGTTTGGTTCCGTTGAAAATATGATAGAGCAAGCTGAACACATTAAAAATGCTAGCATGAAAAAGAAGGTAATCGCAGGAAAAGAATCTGCCTTAATTTCAAAACAGCTTACCACAATCATTACAGATGTTCCTATTGCTTTTATGCCTTCGCAATTTGAATGGAAAGTCCCTGCTTATGCACCTCTGCAAAAGTTTTTCGAAGAAATAGAATTTAAGACCTTCTCCAAACGCTGGTGGGATGCCATGGAAGCATTATCAGAAAAAACACCGGCTATAAACGGGCAAGCAACTCTATTTGAGCAAGATTTTGTGAGCGATAAAATCAGCCTGTCTTCAATTTTGAGCAATATAAATACCATTGAACACGATTATAAATTAATTACAAAACCTGAAGAACTTGAAAAACTTATTATTGAATTAAATAACTCAAAAGTTTTTTGCTTCGACACTGAAACCTCAGGATTAGACACTCTTTCAGCAAAAATTATTGGCATTTCGTTTTCTATAAATCCACAAAAAGCTTATTTTGTTTATTTAAAAGATGAAGACTTTTATAACTATGCAATAGAAAAATTAAAAGTGGTTTTTGAAAACGAAAACATTAAAAAAATAGCACAAAATCTTAAATTCGACATGGCTGTTTTACGCACAGCAGGCGTTGAAATAAAAAAACCTTATGCTGACACAATGATTGCCCATTATTTATTGCAGCCAGAAACAAAGCACAATCTCGATTTCCTTAGCGAAACATATTTGGATTATAAAACCATTACATTTGAAGAATTAACAAATAACAATAAAGTAAAAATAAACGATATTCCATCTGAAAAGTTCTGCGAATATGCGTGTGAAGATGCTGATATAACTTTAAAATTATGGAATATTCTTGAGCCTGAGTTACACGCTAACGAAATGGTTGATTTGTTCTACAACATCGAAATGCCGCTCATTGAAGTTCTTGAAACCATGGAACGAAACGGCGTTTCAATTAATACTAGTGCTTTAAACGATTTTTCAAAAACAATAGAAGCTGAAATTGCCTCTCTTGAAGCGAATATACATAAATTAGCTGGAGAAACATTCAACATTGCCAGCCCAAAACAACTTGGAGAAATATTGTTTAATAAATTAAAAATTGAAGAAAAGCCAAAGAAAACTCAAACAAAACAATTTTCTACATCTGAAGCGGTTTTGCAAAAATATATATCTCGACACGAAATTGTTCCGGAAATATTAAAATTCCGCAAGCTGAGCAAATTACAAAACACTTACATAAAAACTTTGCCAGAGCTAATAAACCAACAAACAGGCAGAATCCACACAAGCTACAACCAAGCTGTAACTGCAACCGGCAGACTTAGCTCCACAAATCCAAATTTGCAAAACATACCAATACGCACAGAGTTAGGTCAGGAAATAAGAAAGGCATTCGTTCCATGCGACAGCAATCACACATTAATTTCCGCAGACTACAGCCAAATTGAGCTTAGAGTTATAGCATCTTTATCAAACGATGAAAACATGACCGATGCTTTTAAAAAAGGATACGACATACACTCAGCAACAGCATCTCGAGTATATGACGTAGCGCTTGATAAAGTAAATTCAGAGCAAAGACGAAATGCAAAAACTGTTAATTTTGGAATTATTTACGGAATTTCTCCTTTTGGTCTCTCTGAGCGACTTGGAATAAGTAGAAAAGAAGCAAGCGAAATTATTGATAATTATTTTAATCAGTTCCCCGGAATAAAAAAATACATGGACGAAATTATTGAATTTGCAAGAAATAACGGTTATGTAGAAACAATTAAAAAAAGAAGAAGATATTTGAAAGACATAAATTCTTCAAACAGCTTTGTAAGAGGCTTCGCCGAACGAAATGCAATAAACGCTCCTATTCAAGGTTCATCTGCCGACATGATTAAAATTGCAATGATTAATATTCATAATTGGCTGAAAGAAAAAAATCTAAAAACAAAAATGATTTTGCAAGTTCACGATGAGCTAGTTTTCGAAGTTCCAAATAATGAAATTGAAATAGTGAAACCAGAAATAGAACGCCTCATGAAAACAGCACTACCACTGAATGTTCCAGTAGAAGTTGAAGTTAATGAAGGACAAAATTGGCTTGAAGCGCATTAA
- a CDS encoding T9SS type A sorting domain-containing protein: protein MKKLLALILALFVIEAIYGQHGIDNPFFEKVSYIGAFDETNDWTANWTTWDAENTNYPATTVTKSGEIAANETWTASNVYKLEGFVYVLDGVTLTIEPGTIIRGDKGSKGTLIIERGAKLIAEGTAEKPIIFTSNEAAGNREYGDWGGVILCGKAPINVPGGEAQIEGGPRSKYGGSDVADNSGSLKYIRIEFPGIPFVPDKEINGITFGGVGNATVVDYIQVYRSGDDAFEWFGGTVNAKHLVASFTWDDDYDTDYGYLGMVQFAVALRDSAIADPGSGSNGFESDNDGSGSGNTPITNPIFSNVSMFGPKVLPSTTINTNYKRALHLRRNTKINIYNSIFAGFKDGLFVDGSAARQNLTNDELKIYNVILAGNSGKYFVDDSLSVVRNYFFDSARNNDTLASNTDLKITDPFNYLNPDFRPMASSPVLNNSSFVGIEDFSNQNNVSSLNIYPNPVSDFINIEFFAQNNSSVTFEIVDMSGKLVYQNIENANLGVNIFKFDLQNLNSGIYALRMIAGKEVNVVKFIK, encoded by the coding sequence ATGAAAAAACTTTTAGCATTAATATTAGCTTTATTTGTAATTGAAGCTATTTATGGACAACATGGGATTGACAATCCTTTTTTTGAAAAAGTAAGCTACATTGGAGCTTTTGATGAAACCAATGATTGGACAGCAAATTGGACAACATGGGATGCTGAAAACACAAACTATCCTGCAACAACAGTTACAAAAAGTGGCGAAATTGCTGCAAATGAAACATGGACAGCATCAAATGTTTATAAATTAGAAGGTTTTGTATATGTTTTGGATGGCGTAACATTAACAATTGAGCCCGGAACAATTATTCGTGGAGATAAAGGTTCTAAAGGCACATTAATAATTGAACGCGGAGCTAAATTAATTGCAGAAGGAACAGCAGAAAAACCTATTATTTTTACCTCAAATGAAGCTGCTGGAAACAGAGAATACGGAGATTGGGGTGGAGTTATTTTATGCGGAAAAGCTCCAATAAATGTTCCTGGTGGTGAAGCTCAAATTGAAGGCGGACCAAGATCTAAATATGGTGGAAGTGATGTTGCAGACAATAGTGGTAGTCTAAAATATATTCGTATAGAATTTCCAGGAATTCCTTTTGTTCCAGATAAAGAAATTAACGGAATAACCTTTGGTGGTGTTGGTAATGCAACAGTTGTTGATTATATACAAGTTTATCGTTCAGGAGATGATGCTTTTGAATGGTTTGGTGGCACTGTTAATGCAAAACATCTTGTAGCATCTTTCACATGGGACGATGATTATGACACAGACTATGGATATTTAGGAATGGTTCAGTTTGCGGTTGCTTTACGCGACTCAGCTATTGCTGACCCAGGTTCAGGATCAAATGGTTTTGAAAGCGACAATGATGGTTCTGGCTCTGGTAATACTCCTATAACAAATCCTATATTTTCAAATGTTTCAATGTTTGGACCAAAAGTATTGCCTTCAACAACTATAAATACTAATTACAAAAGAGCTTTACATTTGCGTAGAAACACAAAAATTAATATTTACAACTCTATTTTTGCAGGATTTAAAGATGGACTTTTTGTTGACGGAAGCGCAGCAAGACAAAATCTTACAAATGATGAATTAAAAATATATAATGTAATATTGGCTGGAAACAGTGGAAAATATTTTGTAGATGATTCTTTAAGTGTAGTAAGAAACTACTTTTTTGATTCAGCAAGAAATAACGACACTCTTGCATCAAATACAGATTTAAAAATTACAGATCCATTTAATTATTTAAATCCAGATTTTCGCCCAATGGCTTCTAGCCCAGTTTTAAATAACTCTTCTTTTGTTGGAATTGAAGATTTTTCAAATCAAAACAATGTGTCAAGTTTAAATATTTATCCAAATCCTGTTTCTGATTTCATAAATATAGAATTCTTTGCACAAAACAACTCATCTGTAACTTTTGAAATCGTTGATATGAGCGGAAAATTAGTTTATCAAAACATAGAAAATGCAAACCTTGGTGTAAATATCTTCAAATTTGATTTACAAAACTTAAATTCTGGAATATATGCACTACGAATGATTGCAGGAAAAGAAGTAAATGTTGTGAAATTTATAAAATAA